The following coding sequences lie in one Monomorium pharaonis isolate MP-MQ-018 chromosome 1, ASM1337386v2, whole genome shotgun sequence genomic window:
- the LOC118647642 gene encoding uncharacterized protein LOC118647642: protein MAALQKLSLHCKFGEYLQTELRNQFVFGLRNQRIQSRLLETANLTRESALKTACGMELAEKGVSKLKEENPAETAVDFVGAGAKQRKSKGREERRANKTNHQGPKKQQRSKPFTKNALRMIIISVHNSNLIILYVLGVDRLTWQQIAPFLAAYNVENAEVMGIYRKYVKRKAKLIC from the coding sequence ATGGCAGCCTTGCAGAAATTATCTTTACACTGTAAATTTGGAGAATACCTGCAAACGGAGCTTAGAAATCAATTCGTTTTCGGCTTAAGGAATCAAAGGATACAGTCCAGACTCCTGGAGACGGCGAATCTGACAAGAGAATCGGCTTTGAAAACGGCGTGCGGCATGGAATTAGCGGAGAAGGGGGTGAGCAaattgaaagaagaaaatcccGCGGAAACAGCGGTGGACTTCGTCGGAGCGGGAGCCAAGCAGAGAAAGTCAAAAGGCCGTGAGGAACGCAGAGCAAACAAAACAAATCACCAAGGACCAAAGAAGCAACAACGAAGCAAACCTTTCACTAAGAATGCTCTAAGAATGATCATAATAAGCGTTCACAATTcaaatctaataatattgtatgtttTAGGTGTGGACAGGCTCACTTGGCAACAAATTGCACCATTCCTCGCAGCGTACAATGTAGAGAATGCGGAGGTTATGGGCATTTACAGaaagtatgtaaaaagaaaGGCCAAGCTCATATGTTAG